In Zingiber officinale cultivar Zhangliang chromosome 11B, Zo_v1.1, whole genome shotgun sequence, a single window of DNA contains:
- the LOC122033384 gene encoding zinc finger CCCH domain-containing protein 18-like, translated as MVTGMEAGEARYCDLDFFELAKIIYAKVQKLEPENVFKIMGCIFLKEPSDLEMIQLAYGSEHLLLSTVEDANNMLTLLFPKKTLPKFQIGSYPPFGSRSNSSLNHISTSHWDTQLAQNEHNATSHSFDFSPFSDLIGDKYSLYGQAQTVEPLDGSASSHISNYYGPDSAFAGGMDSRFNRRSHSLSDLPIKACHYFNKGYCKHGTNCRYSHAQSFPDGFPHAHSTNMQECPIEDHPLTPRSLEKLEFEISELLRSKRGMPVSIASLPMLYSEKYGKNLQAQGYLTESQRHGKAGYNLTKLLSHLKKSIRVIERPHGQHSVILAEDASKYIDGRNERNDLSPTSSSSHQIYLTFPAESTFTEEDVSNYFQQYGQVHDVRIPCQEKRMFGFVSFVHPETVNMILMKRNPHYICNARVLVKPYREKTKIMDRSYTEKLKPMINYLSNYHEMDRDAHSESEGARLQYQLLIEENQMMEQERTHLSRLNLTREAVTQRHYLIPRVDELKTFEGSNHFLLNRFSHELDLLNDGATVDSKTKYTGEQESDNIELPDSPFATPSIASRTSPIV; from the exons ATGGTGACTGGCATGGAGGCAGgag AAGCCAGGTACTGTGACCTGGATTTCTTTGAGTTGGCGAAGATCATCTATGCCAAAGTTCAAAAACTGGAACCAGAGAACGTGTTTAAGATCATGGGATGCATATTTTTGAAAGAACCAAGTGACCTAGAAATGATCCAATTGGCATATGGTTCTGAACACTTGTTGCTTTCAACAGTAGAGGATGCAAATAACATGCTTACTTTGCTTTTCCCCAAGAAAACCCTGCCTAAATTCCAAATTGGTTCTTACCCTCCTTTTGGATCACGGTCCAACTCCTCTCTCAACCACATCTCAACATCTCATTGGGATACTCAACTTGCTCAGAATGAACACAATGCCACATCCCACAGCTTTGATTTCTCCCCATTTTCTGATTTGATTGGAGACAAGTACTCCCTCTACGGTCAAGCTCAAACAGTGGAGCCGCTGGATGGTTCTGCTTCAAGTCACATTAGCAACTACTACGGCCCGGATTCTGCATTCGCTGGTGGAATGGATTCTAGGTTCAACAGGAGATCACACAGCTTATCTGATTTGCCTATTAAGGCTTGCCACTATTTCAACAAGGGCTACTGCAAGCATGGAACAAACTGTAGGTACTCACATGCCCAGTCCTTCCCAGATGGGTTTCCTCATGCACATAGCACCAATATGCAAGAATGCCCCATTGAGGATCACCCACTCACACCAAGATCTCTAGAGAAGCTGGAATTTGAGATTTCAGAGCTTTTGAGGTCCAAGAGGGGAATGCCTGTTTCAATTGCCTCATTGCCCATGTTATACTCTGAGAAATATGGGAAGAACCTTCAGGCTCAGGGGTATCTCACTGAGAGCCAGCGTCATGGCAAGGCTGGTTACAACTTGACCAAGCTTCTGTCCCACTTGAAGAAGAGCATTAGGGTCATTGAGAG GCCGCATGGACAACACTCAGTAATTCTAGCAGAGGATGCTTCAAAATATATAGATGGCAGGAATGAGAGAAATGACCTATCTCCAACATCGTCTAGTTCTCATCAGATTTATCTTACTTTCCCGGCCGAAAGCACATTCACTGAAGAAGATGTTTCCAACTATTTCCA GCAATATGGCCAAGTTCATGATGTTAGGATTCCTTGTCAAGAAAAGCGCATGTTTGGGTTTGTTAGCTTTGTCCATCCAGAGACTGTCAACATGATTCTGATGAAGAGGAATCCCCATTACATATGTAATGCCAGAGTTTTGGTGAAACCATACAGGGAAAAGACAAAAATCATGGACAG ATCTTACACAGAAAAATTGAAGCCTATGATTAATTATCTTTCCAATTATCATGAAATGGATCGTGATGCTCATTCAG AATCTGAGGGTGCAAGACTACAATATCAGCTGCTGATTGAGGAAAATCAGATGATGGAGCAAGAGAGAACACATCTCTCTAGATTGAACTTGACTCGTGAGGCGGTAACTCAGCGACATTATTTGATTCCTAGAGTTGATGAATTGAAAACTTTTGAAG GTTCCAATCACTTCTTACTAAATCGTTTCAGCCatgaacttgatcttctgaaCGATGGTGCCACAGTTGATAGCAAAACTAAATATACAGGTGAACAAGAAAG TGACAACATTGAACTCCCCGATAGCCCATTTGCAACTCCATCTATAGCAAGCAGGACTTCTCCAATCGTATAA